In Mycolicibacterium mucogenicum DSM 44124, the following are encoded in one genomic region:
- the hrpA gene encoding ATP-dependent RNA helicase HrpA: MSDLQLRELRDRLDGLTIRDAARLERRLKNLRGDNPEKIAEQIAAAEGVIASRLAAVPAITYPDLPVTDRRGEIAKAITDNQVVIVAGETGSGKTTQLPKICLELGRGIRGTIGHTQPRRLAARTVAQRIADETGTALGGAIGYTVRFTDQASDSTLVKLMTDGILLAEIQRDRRLLRYDTLILDEAHERSLNIDFLLGYLRELLPRRPDLKVIVTSATIEPERFAKHFYDAPIVEVSGRTYPVEIRYRPLEVPVAVDDSDDPDDPDHEIVRTEPRDQTEAIVDAVRELESEPAGDVLVFLSGEREIRDTAEALRDALSGDTFPTEILPLYARLPTADQQKVFTAKPGGPRRIVLATNVAETSLTVPGIRYVVDPGTARISRYSRRTKVQRLPIEPISQASAAQRSGRSGRTAPGVCIRLYSEEDFASRPRYTDPEILRTNLGAVILQMAALGLGDIEAFPFLDPPDARSIRDGIQLLQELGAFDAKGAITDVGRRLARLPLDPRVGRMILQADTEGCVREVLILAAALSIPDPRERPSDREEAARQRHARFADEHSDFISYLNLWNYLREQRNQLSGSAFRRMCRDEFLHYLRIREWQDLVGQLRSIAGDLGIRESGDDADPLRIHTALTAGLLSHVGLREGETRDYQGARNSRFVLAPGSVLTKKPPRWIVVADLVETSRLFGRIAARIEPETVERVAGDLLQRTFSEPHWDARRGAVMAFERVTLYGLPLVPRRRVGYAQVDPVVARELFIRHALVEGDWQTRHHFFRDNTRLRTELEELEERARRRDLLAGDDEVYAFYDQRVPESAVSARHFDAWWKKQRHVTPDLLTMTRDDLLRTDTDADQPDTWQTGDLSLPLSYRFEPGAADDGVTVHVPVEVLARLGGDGFAWQVPALREELVTALIKSLPKDLRRNFVPAPDTARAVLPDLNPGDGSLLEDLQRELRRRSGILVPIDAFDLSKIPDHLRVTFAVEKDGTEVARGKDLGALHDRLAGSVRQAVAGAVAGDLQRTGLKAWPDDLAELPRTVESSAGGHTVRGFPAFVDTGAAVDIRVFPTAAEQAAAMGPGLRRLLRLAAPSPVKAAERGLNPRARLSLSSNPDGSLAALLEDCADAAVRVLAPKPVWTAVDFTALRDTVAAKLVPTTLDVVGRVERVLTAAHAAQVALPDKPSALQADAVADIRAQLARLLPVGFVAATGVTHLADLTRYLTAIGRRLERLPQAPAADRERMDRVHAVEDAYDELRQALSPLRCQGEDVRDIARQIEELRVSLWAQQLGTPRPVSEQRIYRAIDAVVP, translated from the coding sequence GTGTCCGACCTTCAGCTGCGCGAACTGCGTGATCGTCTGGATGGTCTGACCATCCGTGACGCCGCGCGGCTGGAGCGTCGGCTGAAGAATCTGCGGGGCGACAACCCGGAGAAGATCGCCGAACAGATCGCGGCCGCGGAAGGGGTGATCGCCAGCCGCCTCGCGGCTGTTCCTGCGATCACCTATCCCGACCTGCCGGTCACCGACCGTCGAGGTGAGATCGCCAAGGCCATCACCGACAACCAGGTGGTGATCGTCGCCGGCGAGACCGGCTCGGGCAAGACGACGCAGCTGCCCAAGATCTGTCTCGAGCTCGGCAGGGGCATCCGCGGCACCATCGGGCACACCCAGCCACGGCGGCTGGCCGCGCGTACGGTGGCGCAGCGCATCGCCGACGAAACCGGCACGGCACTGGGCGGGGCCATCGGCTACACGGTGCGGTTCACCGATCAGGCCAGCGACTCGACCCTGGTCAAACTGATGACCGATGGCATTCTGCTCGCCGAGATTCAGAGGGACCGGCGGCTGCTGCGGTACGACACGCTGATCCTCGACGAGGCCCACGAACGCAGCCTCAACATCGACTTCCTGCTCGGGTATCTGCGCGAGTTGCTGCCGCGCCGTCCGGACCTGAAGGTCATCGTGACGTCGGCGACCATCGAGCCGGAGCGATTCGCGAAACACTTCTATGACGCGCCGATCGTCGAGGTCTCCGGCCGCACCTACCCCGTCGAAATCCGTTACCGGCCACTGGAAGTACCAGTTGCGGTGGACGACAGTGATGACCCGGACGACCCGGACCACGAGATCGTCCGCACCGAGCCGCGCGACCAGACCGAGGCCATCGTCGACGCGGTGCGCGAACTGGAATCCGAGCCGGCGGGCGATGTGCTGGTCTTCCTGTCCGGTGAGCGCGAAATCCGGGACACCGCAGAGGCTTTGCGGGACGCATTGTCGGGTGACACCTTCCCGACCGAGATCCTGCCGCTGTACGCCCGGTTGCCGACCGCGGACCAGCAGAAGGTCTTCACCGCCAAGCCGGGTGGGCCGCGCCGGATCGTGTTGGCCACCAACGTCGCCGAGACCTCGCTGACCGTGCCGGGCATTCGGTACGTCGTCGACCCCGGCACAGCGCGCATCTCCCGCTACAGCCGGCGGACCAAGGTGCAGCGGCTGCCGATCGAACCGATCTCGCAGGCGTCGGCCGCACAGCGGTCCGGCCGGTCGGGCCGTACCGCACCCGGTGTGTGCATCCGGTTGTACTCGGAAGAGGACTTCGCGAGCCGACCTCGGTACACCGACCCCGAGATCCTGCGTACCAACCTGGGCGCGGTCATCCTGCAGATGGCGGCGCTGGGGCTCGGTGACATCGAGGCGTTCCCGTTCCTGGACCCGCCGGATGCGCGCAGCATTCGCGACGGCATCCAATTGCTCCAGGAATTGGGCGCTTTCGACGCGAAGGGCGCCATCACCGACGTCGGTCGCCGGCTGGCCCGCCTGCCGCTGGACCCGCGCGTCGGCCGGATGATCCTGCAGGCCGACACCGAAGGCTGCGTACGTGAGGTGCTGATTCTGGCCGCCGCACTGTCGATCCCGGATCCGCGGGAGCGGCCGTCCGACCGGGAAGAGGCCGCGCGGCAGAGGCACGCACGCTTCGCTGACGAGCATTCGGACTTCATCTCCTATCTGAACTTGTGGAACTACCTGCGCGAGCAGCGGAACCAGTTGTCCGGCAGCGCCTTCCGCCGGATGTGCCGCGACGAATTCCTGCACTACCTGCGGATTCGGGAATGGCAGGACCTGGTCGGCCAATTGCGCAGCATCGCCGGTGATCTCGGTATCCGGGAGTCGGGCGACGACGCCGACCCGCTGCGCATCCACACCGCGCTGACCGCCGGGCTGTTGTCGCACGTCGGGTTGCGGGAAGGTGAGACGCGCGACTACCAGGGCGCCCGCAACTCGCGATTCGTGCTGGCGCCGGGGTCTGTGCTGACGAAGAAGCCGCCGCGGTGGATCGTCGTCGCAGATCTGGTGGAGACGAGTCGGCTGTTCGGCCGTATCGCGGCGCGCATCGAACCGGAGACCGTCGAGCGGGTCGCCGGAGATCTGTTGCAGCGCACCTTCAGTGAGCCGCACTGGGATGCCCGCCGGGGTGCGGTCATGGCGTTCGAGCGGGTGACGCTGTACGGGCTGCCGCTGGTGCCGCGCCGTCGGGTCGGGTACGCGCAGGTGGATCCCGTGGTCGCGCGCGAGCTGTTCATCCGGCACGCGCTGGTAGAAGGTGACTGGCAGACGCGGCACCACTTCTTCCGCGACAACACGCGCCTGCGAACTGAACTGGAAGAGCTGGAGGAGCGCGCCCGGCGCCGGGATCTGCTGGCCGGCGATGACGAGGTCTACGCCTTCTACGACCAGCGGGTCCCCGAAAGCGCGGTGTCGGCACGGCATTTCGATGCCTGGTGGAAGAAGCAGCGGCATGTGACGCCGGACTTGCTGACCATGACGCGCGACGACCTGCTGCGCACCGACACCGACGCCGACCAGCCCGACACCTGGCAGACCGGCGACCTGTCGCTGCCGTTGAGCTACCGGTTCGAGCCTGGCGCTGCCGACGACGGTGTGACGGTACACGTTCCGGTCGAGGTGCTGGCCCGGCTCGGCGGCGACGGTTTCGCGTGGCAGGTGCCCGCGCTGCGGGAAGAGCTGGTCACCGCGCTGATCAAATCGTTGCCCAAGGACCTGCGCCGCAATTTCGTGCCCGCGCCCGACACCGCGCGGGCGGTGCTGCCGGACCTCAATCCGGGAGACGGCTCACTGCTCGAGGACCTGCAGCGTGAATTGCGTAGGCGCAGCGGCATTCTGGTGCCGATCGACGCCTTCGACCTGAGCAAGATTCCGGACCACCTGCGGGTCACCTTCGCCGTCGAGAAAGACGGCACCGAGGTGGCGCGCGGCAAGGACCTGGGCGCGCTGCACGATCGACTGGCCGGCTCGGTCCGGCAGGCCGTGGCGGGTGCCGTCGCGGGCGATCTGCAACGTACCGGCCTCAAGGCCTGGCCGGACGACCTCGCCGAGCTGCCCCGCACCGTGGAGAGCTCGGCCGGCGGCCACACCGTGCGCGGATTCCCGGCGTTCGTGGATACCGGTGCGGCAGTGGATATCCGGGTATTTCCGACGGCGGCCGAGCAGGCCGCGGCCATGGGTCCCGGGCTGCGACGGTTGCTGCGGCTCGCGGCGCCATCACCGGTCAAGGCTGCCGAGCGCGGTCTCAATCCCCGCGCGCGCCTGTCGCTGTCGAGCAATCCTGACGGCAGCCTGGCTGCGCTGCTCGAAGACTGTGCCGACGCAGCGGTGCGGGTGTTGGCGCCCAAGCCGGTGTGGACCGCGGTGGACTTCACGGCGCTGCGCGATACCGTCGCAGCCAAGCTGGTCCCGACGACGCTCGACGTCGTCGGCCGCGTCGAGCGCGTGCTGACCGCCGCGCACGCAGCGCAGGTTGCATTGCCCGACAAGCCTTCTGCGCTCCAGGCCGACGCCGTCGCCGATATCCGCGCGCAGTTGGCCCGGCTGCTGCCGGTGGGATTCGTCGCGGCGACGGGCGTGACCCACCTGGCCGACCTGACCCGCTACCTG
- a CDS encoding oxygenase MpaB family protein encodes MTAPIPARHPEEPRGVPALVRMFVLLLGIGKPNAEQWEHLGQRLTVGDEPADRLVDWMMTAGTQQARPLFDRALAEGIAGVPDAPEPLREFFTQIEETPDWVDLAKLRVGARTLRRAGADGMYVARDVSLMGGYQFSGFNKTLLRTGALEKGSNKRFAETMQWALDVIADGGLEPLGVGYRSTVRVRLIHAFVRRHVAAMPDWRADEWGVPVNQTDMAATLVGALIAPPAAAIGMGFVFSPNELEGVAHLTRYVGWLIGVHDEWLPRSFRDGVRVLYHTLTALAAPDESTKQLAMPMAQDPLAWHYRVLPSLRRRVAQAQHLSVTSGFLGPRAMQNLGLTYVPPWYPVLRIPVNLTRSVAALVLPGGMDRADVCGQREQEALLRTMIGDTTTTIGESAAHVSRVA; translated from the coding sequence ATGACCGCACCCATTCCCGCTCGTCACCCTGAGGAGCCCCGCGGTGTCCCGGCTTTGGTGCGGATGTTCGTGCTGCTGCTGGGTATTGGCAAGCCGAATGCCGAGCAGTGGGAGCACCTCGGTCAGCGGCTCACAGTCGGCGACGAGCCCGCCGACCGCCTTGTCGATTGGATGATGACCGCAGGCACGCAGCAGGCCCGGCCGTTGTTTGACCGGGCGCTGGCCGAGGGCATCGCTGGAGTGCCCGACGCGCCGGAACCGCTGCGGGAATTCTTTACCCAGATCGAGGAGACCCCGGACTGGGTGGACCTGGCCAAACTGCGTGTCGGTGCGCGCACGCTCCGCCGGGCCGGAGCTGACGGGATGTACGTCGCGCGTGACGTGTCACTTATGGGGGGCTATCAGTTCTCCGGCTTCAACAAGACGCTGCTGCGCACCGGCGCGCTCGAGAAAGGTTCCAACAAGCGTTTCGCCGAGACCATGCAGTGGGCGCTGGATGTCATTGCCGATGGTGGACTGGAGCCGCTCGGCGTCGGTTACCGGTCCACGGTCCGGGTGCGGTTGATCCACGCTTTCGTGCGTCGCCATGTCGCGGCAATGCCGGACTGGCGGGCGGATGAGTGGGGTGTGCCGGTCAACCAGACCGATATGGCCGCCACGCTTGTCGGTGCACTCATTGCTCCGCCCGCCGCAGCGATCGGGATGGGATTTGTGTTCTCGCCGAACGAACTCGAGGGTGTTGCGCATCTGACCCGCTATGTCGGGTGGCTGATCGGTGTCCACGACGAGTGGCTGCCGCGCAGCTTCCGTGACGGGGTTCGCGTCCTGTACCACACGCTCACTGCTTTGGCTGCGCCCGATGAATCAACCAAACAGTTGGCGATGCCGATGGCTCAGGATCCACTGGCCTGGCATTATCGCGTACTGCCGAGCCTGCGACGCCGCGTCGCACAGGCACAGCACCTGTCGGTCACCAGTGGGTTCCTGGGACCCCGCGCAATGCAAAACCTCGGCCTGACCTACGTGCCGCCGTGGTACCCGGTGCTGCGCATCCCGGTGAACCTGACGCGCAGTGTGGCTGCCCTGGTTCTTCCTGGTGGCATGGATCGAGCTGACGTGTGTGGACAGCGCGAGCAAGAAGCGTTGCTACGCACCATGATCGGCGACACCACGACAACAATCGGAGAATCAGCCGCGCACGTCAGCCGCGTTGCCTGA
- a CDS encoding TetR/AcrR family transcriptional regulator: MLIDRGYDAATTNRIAEVAGISPGSLYQYFPNKDTIVAAIIDAYTDQVLRSVTTRLVEQVGQPEDIRSLREVIAILLDAMMDQPEMLRALIEHTPRLGLGNKIADFEQRVGELAIAHLRLRDQNSDHPDTRIWMVVRAVEHLTIRYVLDRPSIDHDEFLDELTALVAFCMIRSRPDDTSEITTEAR; this comes from the coding sequence GTGCTGATCGACCGCGGATACGACGCAGCTACAACAAATCGGATCGCGGAAGTTGCCGGCATCAGTCCCGGTTCCCTCTATCAGTACTTTCCCAACAAGGACACCATCGTCGCGGCCATCATCGACGCGTACACAGACCAAGTCCTGCGCTCAGTGACCACACGCCTCGTGGAGCAGGTCGGCCAACCCGAAGACATCCGCTCGCTCCGGGAAGTCATCGCGATCCTGCTCGACGCGATGATGGATCAACCAGAGATGCTGCGAGCGCTGATCGAACACACTCCCAGACTCGGCTTGGGAAACAAGATCGCCGACTTCGAACAGCGGGTCGGCGAGCTTGCGATCGCGCACCTGCGGCTGCGCGACCAGAATTCGGACCACCCCGACACGAGAATCTGGATGGTGGTCCGCGCCGTCGAGCATCTGACCATTCGATACGTGCTCGACCGCCCCTCCATCGACCACGACGAATTCCTCGACGAACTGACCGCTCTCGTCGCGTTCTGCATGATCCGCAGCCGTCCGGACGATACGTCGGAGATCACGACCGAAGCCCGCTAG
- a CDS encoding TetR/AcrR family transcriptional regulator — MTPPRRAQRRGIAVQERILDAAVRALVEHGYAGTSTLRIQQMAEVSRGSLLHQFPSRDALLVAAVQHLAEARFNELSTRTAWPDDPGERIRAAVMTMWSTYQQDYFWAATELWLAARHNAELRDSLEQQERVLYRQVRTVTDAMFGEPLNQHPDYARVRETLNTSMRGVALTYAFDRRNALRDPHLPDWIALAACLLPADPATS; from the coding sequence ATGACGCCACCTCGACGTGCACAACGCCGCGGCATCGCGGTGCAGGAACGCATCCTGGACGCCGCCGTGCGGGCGCTCGTCGAACACGGGTACGCGGGCACGTCGACGCTGCGCATCCAGCAGATGGCCGAGGTCAGTCGGGGAAGCCTGTTGCACCAATTCCCTTCGCGTGACGCCTTACTCGTCGCAGCAGTTCAGCACCTCGCCGAAGCGCGGTTCAATGAACTGAGCACGCGGACCGCGTGGCCGGACGACCCCGGGGAACGGATCCGTGCTGCCGTGATGACGATGTGGTCGACCTACCAGCAGGACTACTTCTGGGCGGCGACCGAATTGTGGCTTGCCGCAAGACATAACGCCGAGCTACGTGACAGCCTCGAGCAACAGGAGCGGGTTCTCTACCGCCAGGTCCGCACGGTGACCGATGCCATGTTCGGCGAGCCGCTGAACCAGCATCCCGACTACGCCCGCGTGCGCGAGACGCTCAACACCAGCATGCGCGGCGTGGCGCTCACCTACGCCTTCGATCGCCGGAATGCGTTGCGCGACCCGCATCTACCGGACTGGATCGCGCTCGCGGCATGTCTGTTGCCAGCGGATCCGGCCACAAGCTAG
- a CDS encoding acyl-CoA dehydrogenase family protein, which produces MDTESITRTADRMWHDVFLPDDVQHVRAMARDAVATHLAPVAREIAQREESVDSFPWTAFKGLAGAGCFAVPFEQPFGAGLQHPMLATCIVTEEIAYESSSLAGVYDGQCILNARALSFAQPHIRAQVLPGLINGDAVFAFATTEPDASSDLTPTALQTVATRTPDGFVVKGRKRWITNSVVADWVCILCRDGDTDNATMLLIDMHSPGVQVGEPDLKMGHRGQITADIVFDNVAVPADHALGEPGRGLATALASLAAGRLGIAAAGVGVAQIALDLAVARLRSRELFGRKLGEMQYWQYKLAERATELEAARSMYQKAAVRLDRGDRSGEPEASMAKSYATRLANDLARDALQIHGGYGFARRVSATGESYRLEEIYRDAKILEIFEGANEVLQWVIARHLIGRDITG; this is translated from the coding sequence ATGGACACCGAATCCATCACCCGGACCGCCGATCGCATGTGGCACGACGTGTTCCTGCCCGACGACGTGCAGCACGTCCGGGCAATGGCCCGCGACGCCGTCGCCACGCACCTGGCACCGGTCGCCCGCGAGATCGCCCAACGCGAGGAGTCCGTCGACTCGTTCCCGTGGACCGCCTTCAAGGGCCTTGCCGGCGCCGGTTGTTTCGCGGTGCCGTTCGAGCAGCCGTTCGGCGCGGGTCTGCAGCACCCGATGCTGGCGACCTGCATCGTCACCGAGGAAATCGCCTACGAGAGCTCCAGCTTGGCCGGCGTGTACGACGGGCAGTGCATCCTCAACGCCCGCGCCCTCTCGTTCGCCCAACCCCACATCCGCGCGCAGGTCCTACCTGGCCTCATCAACGGCGACGCCGTGTTCGCCTTCGCCACAACAGAACCCGACGCGTCGAGCGATCTGACGCCGACCGCGCTGCAGACCGTCGCCACGAGAACCCCGGACGGATTCGTCGTCAAGGGCCGCAAACGGTGGATCACCAATTCGGTTGTCGCCGATTGGGTTTGCATCCTGTGCCGCGACGGTGACACCGACAACGCCACCATGCTCCTGATCGACATGCACAGCCCCGGCGTCCAGGTCGGTGAACCGGATCTCAAGATGGGTCACCGCGGCCAGATCACCGCCGACATCGTTTTCGACAACGTCGCCGTGCCGGCAGACCACGCGCTCGGCGAACCCGGCCGCGGCTTGGCCACGGCATTGGCGTCCTTGGCGGCCGGGCGACTCGGCATCGCCGCGGCCGGTGTCGGCGTCGCCCAGATCGCACTCGACCTGGCGGTGGCCCGGCTGCGGAGCCGAGAGCTGTTCGGCCGCAAGCTCGGCGAGATGCAGTACTGGCAGTACAAATTGGCCGAACGCGCCACCGAACTCGAAGCCGCCCGCTCGATGTACCAGAAGGCGGCCGTCCGCCTCGACCGCGGCGACCGGTCCGGCGAGCCGGAAGCATCCATGGCCAAGTCCTACGCGACCCGGCTCGCCAACGACCTCGCCCGCGACGCGCTCCAAATCCACGGCGGCTACGGGTTCGCACGGCGGGTGTCGGCGACCGGCGAAAGCTACCGACTCGAGGAGATCTACCGCGACGCCAAGATCCTGGAAATCTTCGAAGGCGCCAACGAAGTTCTGCAGTGGGTCATCGCCCGCCACCTGATCGGCCGCGACATCACGGGCTGA
- a CDS encoding MarR family winged helix-turn-helix transcriptional regulator, protein MATDGDEDRETCEAMALPTAARSGPVSHAVFQLTRLTRTIIATLLRPLGLYPGQELVMMYLWDRGPLRQTDLVRLTSSDAPTMTRMIQRLEHAGFVRRFPSPEDKRAHLIEATPASRGLRDQIEGVWREIEELTVGDLSEAERMTVLRVVQGLEHRLAGAAMGSAGRDPLSP, encoded by the coding sequence ATGGCGACGGACGGCGATGAAGATCGGGAGACGTGCGAGGCGATGGCATTGCCGACGGCGGCCCGCAGCGGCCCCGTCAGTCATGCGGTCTTTCAGCTCACCCGGCTGACGCGAACGATCATCGCGACGCTCCTGCGTCCCCTCGGTCTGTACCCGGGCCAGGAGCTGGTGATGATGTACCTGTGGGATCGCGGCCCGCTTCGTCAGACGGATCTGGTGCGACTCACCAGCTCCGATGCGCCGACGATGACCCGCATGATCCAGCGGCTGGAGCATGCCGGATTCGTCCGCCGCTTCCCGAGCCCCGAGGACAAGCGCGCCCATCTGATCGAGGCCACGCCGGCCAGCCGCGGACTGCGGGACCAGATCGAGGGTGTGTGGCGTGAGATCGAAGAGTTGACCGTCGGCGATCTGAGCGAGGCGGAACGGATGACCGTGCTGCGCGTCGTCCAGGGTCTGGAACATCGGCTTGCCGGCGCGGCGATGGGCTCGGCCGGCCGCGATCCGCTCAGCCCGTGA
- a CDS encoding mycobacterial-type methylenetetrahydrofolate reductase, with protein sequence MTLNTIAFELVPPNIERGPQFAVDEAHKVLLNAAAVGLEGRIRHVMIPGMIEEDGDRPIEMKPKMDVLDFWQLMKPELPGIRGLCTQVTSFLDEDALSKRLAVLQEADFDGIAFVGVPRTMSDGEGAGVAPTDALTIYRDQVPNRGVILIPTRDGEQGRFNFKINQGATYGMTQLLYSDTIVGFLKEFAATTEHRPEILLSFGFVPKMESKVGLINWLIQDPGNPLVAAEQEFVSRLAGEEPAAKRALMLDLYKRVIDGVGELGFPISIHLEAAYGVSKPAFETFAEMLEYWAPDKG encoded by the coding sequence GTGACCCTGAACACCATCGCCTTCGAACTGGTCCCGCCCAATATCGAGCGCGGTCCCCAGTTTGCGGTCGACGAGGCGCACAAGGTGCTGCTCAACGCCGCGGCCGTCGGCCTCGAGGGTCGCATCCGGCACGTGATGATCCCCGGGATGATCGAGGAAGACGGCGACCGGCCCATCGAGATGAAGCCGAAGATGGACGTCCTCGACTTCTGGCAATTGATGAAGCCCGAGCTGCCGGGCATCCGTGGGCTCTGCACCCAGGTGACGTCGTTCCTGGACGAGGACGCGCTCTCGAAGCGGCTGGCTGTGCTGCAGGAGGCGGACTTCGACGGCATCGCGTTCGTCGGCGTCCCGCGCACCATGAGCGACGGTGAGGGCGCCGGCGTGGCACCGACCGACGCGTTGACGATCTACCGCGATCAGGTGCCGAACCGCGGCGTCATCCTGATTCCGACGCGCGATGGCGAGCAGGGACGCTTCAACTTCAAGATCAACCAGGGCGCCACCTACGGGATGACCCAGTTGCTGTACTCGGACACGATCGTGGGCTTCCTGAAGGAGTTCGCTGCGACCACCGAGCACCGGCCGGAGATTCTGCTGTCGTTCGGGTTCGTCCCGAAGATGGAGTCGAAGGTCGGCCTGATCAACTGGCTGATCCAGGATCCGGGCAACCCGCTGGTCGCCGCCGAGCAAGAGTTCGTGTCGCGGCTGGCCGGCGAGGAGCCCGCGGCCAAGCGTGCGCTGATGCTCGACCTGTACAAGCGCGTCATCGATGGCGTCGGCGAGCTCGGCTTCCCGATCAGCATCCACTTGGAAGCCGCCTACGGCGTCTCCAAGCCGGCGTTCGAGACCTTCGCCGAGATGCTGGAGTACTGGGCGCCCGACAAGGGTTAG
- a CDS encoding alpha/beta hydrolase family protein has translation MAERVKFQSSTGPMLAGIIDLPEGTPRGWGVFSHGFTLGKDSPAAARICKQLASDGIGMLRFDAIGLGDSEGHWGDGSFTHKTNDVIEACKFMSERGTPSALLVGHSFGGASVLAAARQAPGVRAVATVAAPIDPSHVEKQYDDILDCVLANGSAQWMVGGRELTLKRDFVEDVRAAKLHAKIKDLHLPLLILHSPTDNTVGIENASEIFRTARHPRSFVSLEGTEHLLTGPGQAKRAGRIIGAWADAYLGPDKARPR, from the coding sequence GTGGCTGAACGCGTCAAGTTCCAGAGTTCCACCGGCCCCATGCTCGCCGGGATCATCGACCTCCCCGAAGGCACCCCGCGCGGCTGGGGCGTCTTCTCCCACGGCTTCACGCTCGGCAAGGACTCCCCTGCCGCGGCGCGCATCTGCAAGCAACTGGCCTCCGATGGCATCGGAATGCTCCGCTTCGACGCCATCGGCCTGGGCGATTCGGAAGGCCACTGGGGCGACGGGTCCTTCACCCACAAGACCAACGACGTCATCGAGGCGTGCAAGTTCATGTCCGAGCGCGGCACGCCGTCGGCGTTGTTGGTTGGCCACTCGTTCGGCGGGGCGTCGGTCCTGGCCGCGGCGCGGCAGGCGCCCGGCGTCCGCGCGGTCGCGACGGTCGCTGCGCCCATCGACCCGTCGCATGTCGAGAAGCAGTACGACGACATCCTCGACTGCGTGCTCGCGAACGGCAGTGCGCAGTGGATGGTCGGCGGGCGCGAGCTGACGCTCAAGCGCGACTTCGTGGAGGACGTCCGCGCGGCCAAGCTGCACGCCAAGATCAAGGACCTGCACCTGCCGCTGCTGATCCTGCACTCCCCCACCGACAACACCGTGGGCATCGAGAACGCCAGTGAGATCTTCCGGACCGCCCGTCACCCGCGCAGCTTCGTCTCGCTGGAGGGCACCGAACACCTGCTCACCGGACCGGGGCAGGCCAAGCGGGCGGGACGGATCATCGGCGCCTGGGCCGATGCCTACCTGGGTCCGGACAAGGCGCGCCCGCGGTAG